In Alkalihalobacillus sp. TS-13, the following are encoded in one genomic region:
- a CDS encoding fumarylacetoacetate hydrolase family protein — MKFIYGNHQNEPIVAVLLENQTEKALDLTRAASAVGADLPNTLLEAVQLGEEFVKKVDELQSLLREQGNTEKYILELNSIELLAPIPRPTKNIFCVGKNYLDHALELGTDADVPEVPMIFSKAPTTVIGPEQSIIIPTEVTTDIDYEGELAVVIGKKGKAITREEAYDYVFGYTLINDVTARDLQSKHKQFLIGKSLDASCPMGPALVHKSAVPDPHDLHITTYVNGETRQSSSTSKMIFSIPELIEVLSKVMTLEPGDIIATGTPAGVGKGFKPPKYLKADDVVKIEVENIGILSNPVHNDV, encoded by the coding sequence ATGAAATTCATCTATGGAAATCACCAAAATGAACCGATTGTTGCAGTCCTTTTAGAGAATCAGACTGAAAAAGCACTTGATCTGACACGTGCAGCATCTGCGGTGGGAGCCGATTTGCCGAATACACTACTTGAAGCTGTCCAACTTGGCGAAGAATTCGTCAAAAAGGTCGATGAGTTGCAGTCGCTTTTAAGAGAACAGGGTAATACCGAAAAGTACATTCTAGAGCTCAATTCGATTGAACTGCTGGCTCCGATTCCAAGGCCGACGAAAAATATCTTTTGTGTAGGGAAAAATTATCTCGACCATGCGCTTGAACTTGGTACAGACGCAGATGTACCGGAAGTGCCGATGATTTTTTCAAAAGCTCCAACGACGGTAATTGGTCCGGAACAATCAATCATCATTCCGACAGAGGTCACGACTGATATCGATTATGAAGGTGAACTTGCAGTGGTAATCGGGAAAAAGGGAAAGGCGATTACTCGTGAAGAAGCATATGACTATGTGTTCGGTTATACACTCATCAACGATGTAACCGCAAGAGACCTCCAGAGTAAACACAAACAATTTCTAATCGGAAAGAGCTTGGACGCAAGCTGTCCGATGGGACCTGCTTTGGTTCATAAATCAGCAGTCCCTGACCCTCACGATCTACATATTACCACTTACGTAAATGGAGAAACACGACAGAGTTCTTCAACATCGAAAATGATTTTCTCGATACCTGAATTAATCGAGGTCCTATCAAAAGTAATGACACTCGAACCAGGAGACATCATCGCAACCGGTACACCTGCTGGAGTTGGAAAAGGATTCAAGCCGCCTAAATATCTGAAAGCAGATGATGTCGTCAAAATCGAAGTGGAAAACATCGGTATCCTGTCGAACCCTGTACACAATGATGTTTAA
- a CDS encoding cupin domain-containing protein — protein sequence MKFYQFNPTQAKVIDRFSSSGVRISPFIRQEGFQQTACIHFEKEGCLGMHPATVNQLFIVVSGEGWVRVKDSEKVKVSAGIAVYWEPGEEHESGSEESMEVIVLEGANIDPSTFMAEIEVK from the coding sequence ATGAAATTCTATCAATTCAATCCAACTCAAGCTAAGGTGATCGATCGGTTTAGTAGTTCAGGTGTACGTATTTCGCCTTTTATACGTCAAGAAGGATTTCAGCAGACAGCTTGTATCCACTTCGAAAAAGAAGGCTGCCTCGGTATGCATCCTGCCACAGTCAACCAATTGTTCATTGTTGTATCTGGTGAAGGGTGGGTACGTGTAAAAGATTCAGAGAAAGTGAAAGTTTCTGCTGGAATAGCTGTGTATTGGGAGCCGGGTGAAGAACATGAATCAGGTTCAGAGGAATCCATGGAGGTCATTGTGTTAGAGGGAGCGAACATCGATCCATCAACCTTCATGGCTGAAATCGAAGTGAAGTAG
- a CDS encoding ornithine--oxo-acid transaminase produces MSKVRNQHGTEEIISKTEQYGAKNYLPLPIVISEAEGVWVKDPEGNKYMDMLSAYSAVNQGHRHPKIIEALKQQADRVTLTSRAFHNDQLAPFYEKVSKLTNKDMILPMNTGAEAVETAIKTARRWAYDVKGVQDNQAEIIACEGNFHGRTMTAVSLSSEAEYKRGFGPMLPGIKVIPYGDIEALRNAITENTAAFLFEPIQGEAGINIPEDGFLKEARELCTSENVLMVADEIQSGLGRSGKTFACDWENVVPDMYILGKALGGGVFPISCVAANKDILGVFSPGSHGSTFGGNPLGCAVAIASLEVLEEEKLVERSLELGNYFQEELKKINNPKIKEIRGRGLFIGVELTEAARSYCEELKEKGLLCKETHETVIRFAPPLVIDKKDLDWAIGKIKEVLEA; encoded by the coding sequence ATGAGTAAAGTAAGAAACCAACATGGAACAGAAGAAATCATTTCGAAAACAGAACAGTATGGAGCAAAAAACTATCTCCCACTCCCGATCGTCATTTCCGAAGCTGAAGGTGTTTGGGTGAAAGACCCTGAAGGCAATAAGTATATGGATATGTTGAGTGCCTATTCCGCTGTCAACCAAGGACATCGACACCCGAAAATCATCGAAGCGCTTAAGCAGCAGGCTGACCGTGTAACGTTGACTTCCCGAGCGTTCCACAACGATCAACTAGCTCCATTTTATGAAAAAGTATCGAAACTGACGAATAAAGACATGATTCTGCCGATGAATACTGGTGCAGAAGCGGTTGAGACGGCAATCAAGACCGCTCGCCGCTGGGCATATGATGTAAAAGGCGTACAAGACAACCAAGCAGAAATCATCGCATGTGAAGGAAACTTCCACGGACGTACGATGACAGCCGTTTCCCTCTCATCAGAAGCTGAATACAAGCGCGGATTCGGACCAATGCTTCCTGGTATCAAGGTCATTCCTTACGGCGATATCGAAGCATTGCGTAATGCAATTACAGAAAATACTGCAGCATTCTTGTTCGAACCTATCCAGGGTGAAGCTGGGATCAACATTCCGGAAGATGGTTTCTTGAAAGAAGCACGTGAATTATGTACTTCTGAAAATGTGTTGATGGTTGCCGATGAAATCCAATCCGGCTTAGGTCGTTCTGGTAAAACGTTCGCCTGTGATTGGGAAAACGTCGTTCCAGACATGTATATCCTTGGAAAAGCGCTTGGCGGAGGGGTATTCCCGATTTCCTGCGTTGCTGCTAACAAAGATATCTTAGGTGTCTTCAGCCCTGGTTCCCATGGTTCTACCTTCGGCGGGAACCCATTAGGATGTGCGGTAGCGATCGCATCACTTGAAGTTCTTGAAGAAGAGAAATTAGTAGAACGTTCTTTGGAATTGGGGAACTACTTCCAAGAGGAATTGAAGAAGATCAACAATCCGAAGATAAAAGAAATTCGCGGACGCGGTTTGTTCATTGGTGTTGAATTGACTGAAGCCGCACGCTCGTATTGTGAGGAATTGAAGGAAAAAGGACTGCTTTGTAAGGAAACGCACGAAACTGTCATCCGTTTCGCACCACCACTCGTGATCGACAAAAAAGATCTCGATTGGGCGATCGGAAAGATTAAAGAAGTATTAGAAGCATAA
- a CDS encoding 4a-hydroxytetrahydrobiopterin dehydratase translates to MERLTEELVSEQLQKLKDWKLTDEKWITKKYRFNDYLEGIDFVSKIARHSEEIQHHPLISIDYKLVTVKLSSWQAKGLTELDFKLAADYDRIYDQ, encoded by the coding sequence ATGGAACGATTAACAGAAGAACTAGTGTCTGAGCAGCTCCAGAAGCTTAAAGACTGGAAACTGACCGATGAAAAATGGATCACAAAGAAATATCGATTCAATGATTATCTGGAAGGAATTGATTTTGTCAGTAAAATCGCTCGTCATTCTGAGGAAATCCAGCATCATCCTCTCATTTCCATCGATTATAAGCTTGTAACAGTCAAGTTGAGCTCCTGGCAGGCAAAGGGTCTGACAGAACTTGATTTTAAGCTTGCTGCTGATTATGACCGTATCTACGATCAATAG
- a CDS encoding EAL domain-containing protein has translation MKTVSTIYSSKKQLQTFIDMNNLQSMHDRLLIQIFTSEGKVRISRLVEMLDQEFPNAAIIGATVDASFCKEIRTSGTTISFTVFDKVQLASIGISDDGNMEAHECGIYIAERIIKPDTKAVILFGSSSTYNNLGVLKGLEERVPGVVVAGGNAVPIGERNIEYLIFNEGLIDSGVTAVSLTGEELKASVHACLDWNTAGRSFMVTKAENSILYTLDDKPVKDIYEKYLGSEMTTSIIDSHSSFPLMVTRGEQTEPVMVKRFCEDGSIEVFQPIQEGCKVSIGCGDAGIFLDSMNCIYRQLENQPVEGLFLYSCLSRRRFFNIGIAHEMDMIKRLVPTVGAFTAGEYYHEDGKNDVLSYALSFLTLAENETYIDEQTFRNANNVASHYQEFLAMSQLVKASTEDLEVLNDSLMIAEEKISQLAYHDSLTGLPNRMYFHERLAEAIESAEKSNEKLAVMVIDLDEFKMINDSLGHQAGDRILKHVARNMSGMIEEEQCIARFAADEFLIFVPGASDLDKLTSLAKNILSVIKKPIFLNGKDYVLSGSIGISIYPDDARDDEHLLKNANLAMHRAKLDGRNSVQFFTMEMNESINERLEMEYHLRKAMSLGEFEIFYQPQINISDGKVFACEALLRWNHTKRGMIPPNLFIPIAEEAGLINEIGKWVLEQACNQVRRWHDQGAGHLSVCVNVSGRQFQRLEFVDEVKECLGISGLSPSALHIELTESIMLEDVEHSLWIINQLRALGVKISVDDFGTGYSSLSYLRDFPIDILKIDQSFIRNLEEFSSDAAIVRAIITMCEGLNVTVLAEGVETKKQLITLKNFGCDQVQGYYISKPVNPTQIQTFLTGNKII, from the coding sequence ATGAAGACTGTCAGCACGATTTATAGTAGTAAGAAACAATTACAAACATTCATAGATATGAACAACCTACAATCGATGCATGATCGGTTATTGATCCAGATCTTCACATCAGAGGGGAAGGTACGTATTTCAAGACTTGTGGAGATGCTTGATCAGGAGTTTCCGAATGCAGCAATCATCGGTGCGACAGTGGACGCCTCCTTTTGCAAGGAAATCAGGACGAGCGGTACGACGATCTCTTTTACGGTTTTCGACAAGGTGCAGCTTGCATCTATTGGCATTTCTGATGATGGAAATATGGAAGCCCATGAATGTGGCATTTATATTGCTGAACGGATCATCAAACCAGATACGAAGGCCGTTATCCTGTTCGGAAGCAGCAGTACATATAACAATCTGGGAGTTCTGAAGGGGTTGGAGGAAAGGGTCCCTGGTGTTGTAGTTGCAGGTGGAAATGCCGTGCCGATTGGTGAACGGAATATAGAATACCTGATCTTCAATGAAGGTTTAATTGATTCAGGCGTGACGGCGGTCAGCCTGACTGGTGAGGAATTGAAGGCCTCGGTCCATGCTTGTTTAGACTGGAATACGGCAGGTCGCTCTTTCATGGTAACGAAGGCTGAAAATTCGATCCTATATACGTTGGATGATAAACCAGTCAAAGATATCTATGAAAAATATCTTGGAAGCGAAATGACGACGAGTATCATAGATTCCCATTCTTCCTTTCCTTTGATGGTGACGCGTGGAGAGCAGACAGAGCCTGTGATGGTGAAGCGTTTTTGTGAAGACGGTTCGATCGAAGTCTTTCAACCAATTCAGGAAGGTTGCAAAGTTTCAATTGGTTGCGGAGATGCCGGAATATTTCTGGATTCGATGAATTGTATCTATCGCCAGCTGGAAAATCAGCCTGTAGAAGGACTCTTCCTATATTCATGTTTATCCAGGCGCCGGTTTTTCAATATCGGGATCGCTCATGAGATGGACATGATCAAAAGACTCGTTCCGACAGTAGGGGCTTTCACAGCGGGTGAATATTATCATGAGGATGGAAAGAATGACGTCTTAAGCTATGCCCTTTCGTTCCTAACGTTAGCAGAAAATGAAACGTATATTGATGAACAAACCTTCAGGAACGCAAATAACGTTGCTTCCCACTACCAGGAATTTCTTGCGATGTCACAGCTCGTGAAGGCATCCACAGAGGATCTTGAGGTTTTGAACGATTCTCTTATGATAGCGGAAGAGAAAATTTCACAGTTGGCTTATCACGACAGTTTGACAGGCTTGCCAAACCGTATGTATTTCCATGAGAGGTTGGCTGAAGCGATCGAGTCAGCAGAAAAATCGAATGAAAAACTTGCTGTGATGGTAATCGATTTGGATGAGTTCAAGATGATCAACGATAGTCTAGGGCATCAGGCTGGTGACCGGATTTTAAAACATGTGGCAAGAAATATGAGCGGGATGATTGAAGAGGAGCAATGCATTGCACGGTTTGCTGCAGATGAATTCCTCATTTTCGTTCCTGGTGCAAGTGATTTGGATAAGCTGACGAGTTTAGCAAAAAATATCTTGTCAGTTATCAAAAAACCGATTTTCTTGAATGGCAAAGATTATGTTCTGTCTGGGAGCATCGGAATCAGTATTTACCCTGATGATGCCAGAGATGATGAGCACCTCTTGAAGAATGCGAACCTGGCGATGCACCGTGCAAAATTGGACGGGAGAAACAGTGTGCAGTTTTTTACTATGGAGATGAATGAATCAATTAACGAACGCCTTGAAATGGAATATCATTTGAGAAAGGCGATGTCGTTGGGCGAGTTTGAAATCTTCTACCAACCGCAGATTAATATATCCGATGGAAAAGTTTTCGCTTGTGAAGCATTGCTGAGATGGAATCATACGAAACGTGGAATGATTCCTCCTAACCTTTTTATTCCGATCGCCGAAGAAGCGGGATTGATTAATGAAATCGGAAAGTGGGTCCTTGAACAAGCCTGTAATCAAGTACGCAGATGGCACGACCAAGGTGCGGGACACTTATCGGTTTGTGTAAATGTTTCTGGAAGGCAATTTCAACGGTTAGAGTTCGTCGATGAAGTAAAAGAATGCTTGGGGATTTCTGGTCTGAGTCCTTCCGCCCTGCACATCGAATTGACGGAGAGCATCATGCTTGAAGATGTAGAGCATAGCCTGTGGATCATCAATCAGTTGAGAGCTCTCGGGGTGAAAATCTCTGTCGATGATTTTGGCACAGGATATTCTTCTTTAAGTTACTTGAGGGATTTTCCGATCGATATTTTGAAAATCGACCAATCGTTCATACGGAATCTGGAAGAATTCAGTTCAGATGCTGCAATTGTCCGTGCAATCATTACGATGTGTGAAGGATTGAACGTCACTGTCCTTGCTGAAGGCGTTGAAACGAAAAAACAGCTGATCACCTTGAAAAACTTTGGATGTGACCAAGTGCAAGGGTACTATATCAGCAAACCTGTCAATCCAACACAAATCCAAACCTTCCTAACAGGGAACAAAATCATTTGA
- a CDS encoding YisL family protein has product MLHAHVTSWAIAIILFFVTYFLLKAGKAKGHKITSMILRLFYVFIIVTGGMMFVQYLSGGYYEFKLFAKALVGIWVIGSMEMVLAKAKKGASVTGMWIMFVISLILVLYLGYHALPM; this is encoded by the coding sequence ATGCTTCATGCACATGTTACGTCTTGGGCGATTGCAATCATCCTGTTTTTTGTAACGTATTTTCTATTAAAAGCAGGAAAAGCGAAAGGCCATAAGATCACAAGCATGATTTTAAGGTTGTTTTATGTCTTCATTATTGTTACTGGCGGAATGATGTTCGTACAATACTTATCAGGCGGATATTATGAATTTAAATTATTTGCGAAAGCACTGGTTGGTATCTGGGTGATCGGAAGTATGGAAATGGTGTTGGCAAAAGCGAAAAAAGGGGCTTCTGTCACTGGAATGTGGATCATGTTCGTCATTTCACTGATCCTTGTTTTATACCTTGGTTATCACGCATTGCCAATGTAA
- a CDS encoding NAD-dependent succinate-semialdehyde dehydrogenase → MDKGIFINNEWSDYGLEKVEVVNPATGERVGTVPRGGKKEARMAIDAAHEAFPSWSNLTAYDRAAYLETLYDLMLEHEDELAKLMTEEMGKPLKESKGEVQYAASFLKWFAEEGKRIYGRTIPASKENKRMQVNKQPVGVVGAITPWNFPAAMITRKLGPALAAGCTFVVKPPNETPLTAVRLVELCQEAGIPKGVVNLVSGKSSEIGEELLSNPKVRKVTFTGSTEVGKLLMKQGAEQVKNMSLELGGHAPIVVLDDADVKYAAAQSVASKFRNGGQTCICGNRIYVQEKIYDEFIEEVVAITKKLKVGNGLEEETDIGPMINKDAYEKVEKHVQNAIKQGAKCVVGGKGQEAENGTYYYEPTVLIDVEPSMLIMNEETFGPVAPIQKVKTDEEAVTYANMTPYGLAAYVFSEHYSRGLKVVEALDYGIVGWNDGVPSAAQAPFGGMKQSGLGREGGIEGIEEYLETKYISIGLKE, encoded by the coding sequence ATGGATAAAGGTATTTTTATCAATAATGAATGGTCTGATTACGGTCTGGAAAAAGTCGAAGTAGTGAACCCTGCAACAGGTGAACGCGTCGGTACAGTTCCTCGAGGCGGGAAAAAAGAAGCAAGAATGGCTATTGATGCAGCCCACGAAGCATTTCCATCCTGGTCCAATTTGACAGCATATGATCGTGCTGCTTATTTAGAGACGTTATATGATTTGATGCTGGAGCATGAAGATGAGCTAGCGAAACTCATGACGGAAGAAATGGGTAAGCCACTGAAAGAATCGAAAGGCGAAGTCCAGTATGCGGCGTCCTTCTTAAAGTGGTTTGCTGAAGAAGGGAAACGTATCTACGGCAGGACGATACCCGCTTCAAAAGAAAACAAACGAATGCAAGTCAACAAACAGCCTGTCGGCGTCGTCGGTGCGATCACACCGTGGAACTTTCCGGCAGCGATGATTACTCGTAAGCTTGGGCCAGCATTAGCAGCGGGATGTACGTTCGTCGTCAAACCGCCGAATGAAACACCATTGACAGCTGTACGTCTAGTAGAGCTCTGTCAGGAAGCAGGTATTCCGAAGGGTGTCGTCAACCTCGTATCCGGTAAGTCCTCAGAGATCGGGGAAGAGCTTTTATCTAATCCGAAAGTCCGTAAAGTGACATTCACTGGCTCGACAGAAGTCGGAAAGCTATTGATGAAACAAGGTGCGGAACAGGTGAAAAATATGTCACTAGAGCTTGGTGGGCATGCTCCGATCGTCGTACTGGATGATGCTGATGTCAAATATGCCGCCGCACAGTCAGTCGCCTCTAAATTTCGTAACGGTGGGCAGACGTGTATTTGCGGCAACCGGATCTATGTGCAGGAAAAGATTTATGATGAATTCATCGAAGAGGTAGTAGCCATTACGAAAAAGCTGAAGGTCGGCAATGGTCTTGAAGAGGAAACAGATATTGGCCCGATGATCAATAAAGATGCATATGAAAAAGTCGAAAAGCATGTTCAGAATGCAATCAAGCAGGGGGCGAAGTGTGTAGTCGGCGGAAAAGGTCAAGAAGCTGAGAACGGAACGTATTATTACGAGCCGACGGTCCTTATCGATGTTGAACCCAGCATGCTGATCATGAATGAAGAGACGTTCGGTCCAGTCGCTCCGATCCAAAAGGTGAAAACAGATGAAGAAGCTGTGACGTATGCGAATATGACGCCATATGGATTAGCGGCGTACGTGTTCAGTGAGCATTATAGTCGTGGATTGAAAGTGGTCGAAGCGCTCGATTATGGTATTGTCGGCTGGAATGACGGGGTACCTTCAGCCGCACAAGCACCGTTCGGAGGCATGAAACAGAGTGGACTCGGCCGCGAAGGCGGAATTGAAGGAATCGAAGAGTATCTTGAAACGAAATACATCTCGATTGGCTTGAAAGAATAG